A stretch of the Aricia agestis chromosome 15, ilAriAges1.1, whole genome shotgun sequence genome encodes the following:
- the LOC121734280 gene encoding serine/threonine-protein kinase RIO2, producing MGKLDVAMLRYLTAEDFRVLTAVEMGMKNHELVPGSLVASIANLRHGGVHKLMKDLCKHRLLTYERGKHYDGYRLTNSGYDYLSLKALTNRKVIASFGNQIGVGKESNIYTVADEDGKPLCLKLHRLGRTCFRNIKEKRDYHAHRNKASWLYLSRISATKEFAYMKALYDRDFPVPKPIDFNRHCVVMELVSGGPLTHVTSVAEPDQLYDELMNLIVRLGNCGVIHGDFNEFNIMIDTDGHPVIIDFPQMVSTRHPNAELYFDRDVRCVREFFKKRFGYESAEYPRFADLERDDQLDAEVACSGYKRSKDVEDELLQEMGIGLEVSDDEDSDQGENDTDTNTNKYSEDEIANLRRQVEASIEHDETKITESITNKTNKLSINDDEIPELVPAPMKNKETDEDNETEKHNDTDKEVDKNSQKYRLAMIEKALSDVRSMRSYTSASTIAPEVVKQQVKKNLEVRQKKMERKKAIAKGEASAVTRVRRDNRETIRESHGLWGWDE from the exons atggGAAAATTAGATGTGGCTATGCTGCGGTATCTTACCGCGGAAGATTTCCGTGTTCTTACTGCT GTTGAGATGGGAATGAAGAACCATGAGCTGGTTCCTGGTTCTCTGGTTGCCTCCATCGCTAACTTACGACACGGAGGAGTTCACAAACTGATGAAGGATTTGTGCAAACATAGGCTGTTGACTTATGAACGAGGAAAACATT ATGATGGTTACCGCCTTACAAACTCTGGCTATGATTATCTTTCCCTTAAAGCTCTTACAAACAGGAAAGTGATTGCCTCCTTCGGGAATCAGATTGGAGTGGGCAAAGAGTCTAACATCTACACAGTTGCTGATGAAGATGGGAAACCACTTTGTTTGAAACTCCACAG gTTAGGTCGTACCTGTTTCCGCAATATAAAAGAGAAGAGAGACTATCATGCACACAGAAACAAAGCCTCCTGGTTGTACCTGTCTCGTATTTCTGCCACAAAAGAGTTTGCATATATGAAGGCCTTGTACGACCGAGATTTCCCCGTACCAAAGCCTATTGACTTCAACAGACACTGTGTTGTAATGGAACTGGTCAGCGGTGGTCCACT AACCCACGTAACATCAGTGGCGGAGCCAGACCAGCTCTACGACGAGCTGATGAACCTGATAGTCCGTCTAGGCAACTGCGGCGTCATCCACGGTGACTTCAACGAGTTCAACATCATGATCGACACCGACGGTCATCCTGTCATTATCGACTTCCCCCAGATGGTGTCTACTAGGCATCCTAATGCTGAATT ATACTTCGACCGCGACGTCCGCTGCGTCCGCGAGTTCTTCAAGAAGCGGTTTGGGTACGAGAGCGCGGAGTACCCGCGCTTCGCCGACCTCGAGAGGGACGACCAGCTCGACGCCGAGGTCGCCTGCTCCGGGTACAAGCGGAGCAAGGATGTGGAAGATGAGCTGCTGCAG GAAATGGGCATCGGTCTCGAAGTTAGCGACGACGAAGACAGCGATCAAGGGGAAAACGATACAGACACCAACACAAACAAATACTCCGAGGACGAAATTGCTAACTTAAGACGTCAG gtCGAAGCATCAATAGAACACGACGAAACAAAAATAACAGAAAGCATAACAAACAAAACGAATAAACTTAGTATAAATGATGACGAGATACCAGAACTGGTACCGGCGCCAATGAAAAACAAAGAAACAGATGAAGACAACGAAACAGAAAAACACAATGATACAGACAAAGAAGTTGATAAAAACTCGCAGAAGTATAGACTAGCTATGATAGAGAAGGCGTTATCGGACGTGAGATCAATGAGAAGTTATACTTCCGCCAGCACTATAGCGCCTGAAGTTGTAAAGCAGCAGGTAAAGAAGAATCTAGAAGTTAGACAGAAGAAGATGGAGAGAAAGAAGGCGATAGCTAAGGGAGAAGCGAGCGCCGTGACTAGAGTTAGGAGAGATAACAGAGAGACTATCAGGGAGAGCCACGGCCTGTGGGGCTGGGatgaataa